DNA sequence from the Liolophura sinensis isolate JHLJ2023 chromosome 1, CUHK_Ljap_v2, whole genome shotgun sequence genome:
TACCGACCGTAGGCTTGCCATTAATCCAAACGTGTGCTTGTTGGCGGAGGCCTACTTTTGTAACCTCATGTCATAAATTTACACGTCACCGCAGGCATTTAAAACGTTGTTGTGCCGAAGTTGTCGTTGCCGAGAAAGCACGACGTACATGACGCATTTCAAGGTAAcgttttgccttttttttttttttcgatttattaaaataaaagatgCCGCGATTTTCTGAAGCCAGAAGCCATACTTGGTCCGTGCACCTGCCGACTCGTGGGTCGGCTGCTTGGTCATTTCAGTCTATTTAAGTTATACAAAACATCGGACAAATAAAGTGTGGCATGCATGGCTTTTGCTAGGTAAATATTGTATTGTGGACAAGCGTTCAGCGTTCAACGTTCAAAGCCGAAAGTTCAGTGTGCATGAAGGCCCAAACCGAGATCACGTAGATCTAGATATGTTCACGTGCTCTTCCGGCATGGAGTATTTTGATTTATCGGTTGTGTTAGCCTGGCAAGGGAGCAGTCAGTGATTTCATAGTGTTCCTACATATTAGTTTGGAAGGGGCTTCCCTTGAGGGGATCGAATCTGGCATTGGGTTTTATTGAAAACTGAATGTTTTTTTCCCCCCTTTGTTGTTGAGAAAATCTGAAGAACTATCACACAGCAATTGACATCTTGTTTTGTAATGTTATTTGtccaaaattatatttatatatgttttgtcACCAGGAAAAAGTTCAGTATAGACTCTATCTTGGAGAAGACAGAAGCAAAGCAAAAGGCTTCCCAAGCAAGGTGAATGGGTTATTTTAGATTTGCATTATATTCTTCTCTTGTGTTCAAGCAATGACAGAGATTTATAGATGCAAGTTGCAGTTCATATGAAACAATACTGCCACTTGAAAATCCTGGATTAGGAAACAAATCCTAAACTATGTTTGACTAATGTATAACCTGACTTGAATGTTCAGCTTAGTTCTGATGACAAAATGCAtgcaaatacatataatatCAAATTAAACTGTACTCATTTTATTGACGTTATATACACTACATGCCAGAACATGCTTGATGAGCAGAAACAGTATGGTGATGTGAAAGTTTGTTCTATAGAATATTTTTGATTAGTTACAGATCAGAATGCATGAACATCCTCTTCACTGGTTTTATGGACAAACATGGTAGGTTAtcctgttttaaatattttttatgactTAATCAGTATATTGTTTTATGTGTTAATGAAAAGTAAAATAGGTAATCTTACTGTTGTTCAGATGAATCTTTTGTTATCTTCACTTTTGCAAGTGTTTTGTTCGGAggtatttaaaatattgttgaaaaaatgcaattCTAGGAATTATGAGTTTCGATGTTCGAAAATCCTGGCAATGTCATTGCTTTACGGCacatgcaaaattgaaaaatattcataaaagaTCACTTTTATTCATTGAATTACTATTGAAAACTCATTGAACTAAATATTTTAGGAAATTAGTCCTCATTTGTggataatattatttattgtacGTACCTTCTTGAAAACCACTGATTAGTTCTCCAGTGCCAGAAAGCATCGTAACTGCACAAAGGGATGTTGCCATGCATGTTTTCATGTGTTACTATCAGTGAAGCAGTGATTGCTTTGCAAAGAATATTAATGAATGTTATTGACAGAATGTAAGAAACATTTGTTGCCTTTTCCAGCATTCAAAACAGATGGTGATAGGATTGATGTGGAGGCTTGTTTGCTGAAAATGTGCCACAAGAAAAGAAAGGTTTGAATTCAAATTAATCCTTATATTGTTTTGATAATCAAGTGCACCATAAGGATAAACATAACATATTTTGCGTGGCTTCATACATTGGTAACTCTTGTATCAGTCTGGTAAAAACTGTATAAAActcctttttttcttattaaCTTTGTCACGTTCCTAACTTTGAAattttcctccacctgtaattTGACTTTTGTTTAAGTAAATTATTATTGAGTATATTAGAGTACTTTATAGTttattgatgtatatatttgatttgtgctctactccagaatatttcacttatatgattgAGGCCACCTTTATGGTGGGATAAAGGTTGGGAAAAGctcatccataggttgctggcatacgttcccacgtacgaccagagatgAAGTCCATCtcagctggccttgaactccactactgcattggtgagaggcttcggagccattatgctgcgctagtacATTAAACCACTCAGTATATTTGTGGGTCATATTGATTCGAAAACATACTGTCACATTATAGCTGCTTTGATATTATTGTAGTTAGGTGTCCTATCTATTTGTCGGTGACATGATGCACCATGGTAAATTCTGCTACAATGTGACTGTTCTGCAGTAATGATACTGAAATGAATGTTGAAGCCTTGATTCGATCAATTGGTGATTGAAGATAAGCCCTTGTGTCTCTCTTCTATAGGAAGTTTCATCTCCTCAGCAGACAAGTTTAGGTAAGGTACAAGTATGTGTCAACCCTAGTCCTCATAACCCAGACCTCCCTGATCCTATCTCCGTGGGACCCGAAAACTTTCAGAACAACAACGGCCATTCTGTCAAGTCCGATGTGCTTGTGATCCGGGTGTCGTGCCCGGTAAGACGATCTCTGCCCAACGGGTTGTGTAATGGGGATGCTCTGGATTCAGGTGAGCTCACAACATGTGGGAGTTACTCAGCATCAGCTTCACCCAtaagtttgaaaatttaaagACTAGGCCAATTGAAAAGTACCAGCCGTGAGCTTGTAGAGCAGTGTACCGTAATGTGGGAGTTGAAAGTACCTTGTGCTTGCTTGTTATTATTCCTTGGCCCGTTCTGGCTTACCCATCGCTAGTACTGATCCAGAGGTGGTGTTGTAGTGGTGTGCTTCAATCCATCTGTCTATTTTATATGCAGCATCTTCTGGGACTCGAGTGAAATCATATATACCAAACTTAGGCAACACATCCATAGAGGTATAAGTGACCTTGACCTAGTTCTTTAAGGTCATTGTAGGTTGTTCAAGTTATACTTCAACATGTGATCAACTTGTAAACATTTATCTCTCACAGTCATATTTGACTTTAGGGAAGAAcgttatacatttattattgtgACCTTGACCCATTTTTTCAAAGGTAATAAGGACTGGGGTATCcattttttatattgttttctaaACACTTTCTTGAACtgtttaacacatgtatatccaaCTGTAGCACAACCTTGGGAAAGAGCCTTTCTAATGTtaagtgaccttgaccttttttttaaaaccatgaggaacagtacatgtatttccttagTACACTTCATCTCTAAACATCCTtagcgatttatttattttcagtggcCTTGCTCTATTTTCAAAGGTCACCATGGTCAGTATAGTAATTTAATGGTTAAGACACCATGGACTATGAAAGGGATGATAGCCTATTTACACACCAACCTAATTATGTTGAAGAACCCTATTGGAAGTTGTGCTGCACCCAGATGCTGTGGTGCATTTACTTCCTAGTAAGAAAAAGGCCTAAATGATACCATTAATACTGTTGTCCGACTGTAGTTATGTCGagaatatttgattgattgtatTTTGTTTCTTAAAAGTCTGTTTAGGGATTTAAGAAAATTTACTGTTGTCAGCCGATTGGGTAAAACCCTGATATATTTTGAGTAACCTTGATGTCCTTAAGTCCATCAGGTAAATAGGTACGATCATATATCTTGTATGTAAGTCATTAGTTTCAAAACATTCTGGTAATAATATATAAAGATAAATGTCAATCCCTGTATGAATGGTGTTGTATATTGTTAAATTCAGGTTTGGTTGGTTACTATTTGCTTTTCTGTTGTATCCTGATGTCATCAGAGGAACCTCAAACAAAGAGAAGACGAAATGGCAGAACATCTCCGTTTGAGGAAGATGTGCTGCTGTTTGGCTCAGAACTAGTCATTTATGATCGTCACAAGCGATGTCAGCTGACAGATGGAGAGTATGAAATGGCCCTCCGCGATCTCGGCACAAAGGCCTTGCCTAAGAAACAGGCAACCTGGGAGACAGTTTTGGACGGCAAGGTCTCCCATTCTTTTGATCCACTATGACCCACTCttattttatgtgtaaaatacaCACACCTTCAGGAGATTGCAAATAAGCAAGAAATTTATTGTGTAAAAATACctcacagttttttttgttttgttttttttttctccactactGACTGGTTTTAAATGTTTGGATACatggttttgtattttttattatccACTTTTCAAGGAAAAAGAATAAAAGTGAAGATTGAAGTTGATTTCTGAGTGTTAAATATTTCCAGTGACTTTATGTATAATAGTACTATGGTACTATTTAGTACTTACCTTGATGTTATTGCCCAAATGACATATTAATAGTAAGAATTTATTTCATATCCCCTTGCAGAGCGTAGGACCATTTGAGGTTTTTAACAGAGGGCCGACATTAAAGTTCACGCTGGTGTGGAAGGATGTGGTGGAGAATGAGCAAGGAGTGGAGAGGACAAGCACTAGGAATCATTATAATAATCATTGTATAAATAACAGTATAGCCAGAGATGGCAAAGGTGAGACATCCAGGCCAGTGTGTCAACATCTAGTTTGGTCATGCTCAGCATTTTGCACTCTAGCACAGGACAGAAATAAGCAAGCtatattatatgttttttcCTTAAAGCATACACGAAATGCATAGCACCCCATTCAGTGGTCACCTCAGAGTTTTACTGTCATCATTGACattggtctgccagcaacctgcggatgtttgtgggcttctcccaggctctgctttcctcctatcataatgctgtcagccgttttataagtgaaatattcttgactaaggtgtgaaacaccaatcaaataatcattGACGTTGAACTGTTGCATGTATGATTTAAGCATGTAATAGTATTCAGCATTATACATGCCCACCAACACACCTGTCTTAGTGGAACCAAATTTTGATAGCCACTCTGTCCGTGTTATGTTCCATTTGATGTGCAATCAAGTTAATGGCATGGAATAATTCGGTTTGCTgaacatattcatattttgtgaatatgtcacaattaatgttaatgtatttaATGCTTCACAAAGCACCTGTTCtcatattacatatattgtCTGGTAAAGTAATTTCATGAGATTAACAGGGCTCAGTTTTAACTGTTGTCCGGTCGTCTTAGGTGACTGAAATGTCCAGCGGGCAACTGTAAATGCCTCATTAGACAACCAAAAAATTGCTTCTACTGTAAAATCAAACACCGGCTGGTAGGCCTTTGGCATAAGTCAACGAGCTCTGTAGCGGTGAATGCCCACTCTCCAGATGTTAAAACAGTCTGTCCTCATTAAAGTCTGGCAGTCATCGTATCTGGACTCAACCTTCTTTTGACATCAAGTACCGCCATTCAGACAACAAGCTTAGTTTATCTGCTTTATGGCCTGTTCTTTGTTGGCAAACTGGACAAGCTCACTGGACTCCTGCCCCGTTATTCCCCGGTGACGACGACGTCACATTACACACGGCGCCCTTTAAGTTTTTACAACCGTATGTGTCGCACTCAAATTAACCGTGTCTGAATTTAGAAGTCAATAATACTTCTGTTCCTTGTGTGTAAACTTAAGTTCAGAAACTTGAATGCTGACTGTTATGgacatttcatttcaatttggAAGAGAAAAGCCTTTTAAACTTGCTACGTTGGTTCACAGGCTCCTGCACTACATTGTAATATGAAAGTTTGGAGGCATGGGGTCTAGAAACTAGCTAcaatgtgtaatgtacattaGGTGTGGaatgaatataaaaaatacagaaatgttaCACTTAAAACGTAACATTGTACACATTTTACTAGAACAGTTTggcaaatatttttaaaagaaaaaaatgtatatgtgtttttagAGCTACACCCATAACTGATAAGCCTACAAGCCTGAACACTGTTAACTAGTTTCTGCTTTTCTCTTTCTGATCAGTCTAAAAAGTCAGCAGGAGGTTGAGTAGATGTGTTTGTCTTTAGAAATTGGTAGCTTACCCAAGGCTTACTATTGTTGCCTTTGTGGCACAAAGAATGAAGACGGCTGGTAAGCTGATCTTTTAATAAGCTCACATGGTGTGAAAAGGCCTCACAAGTTCAAAGTGTCTTATTAAAAGCCTACGATTTCATCTCTGTCATAACTAACCGCTGTCCTGTGATAATTGATGCTAATCTTTAAGGATAATAGTTGCAGTGTTTTGTACTGTCACTTCTATGACAAAATCTGTAAGTGAACGTTTGCAGTAGTTTCACTTTCACCCGCATGCGGCAGCAACAAACATGCTACATGCGCAGAGACAGTAAAATCACTCCGCTGCGCATACGGACGAGTCTATTTTTTCCGCGGCCAAAACATCTACACACGCAcatgtgtgaaaatgtaaaagAGTGTGTTGAACATCTATTTGGACAACGACAACGTGCAGTTCCATCCGCTAGCCTACAATATGTGACGATATTTGCAGAATGTGAATGAACCGCAGCCAAACCGAAGATAGACTACAGTGGAGAAAACAGCGCTAGAAAAGTTACGAGAATAATCAACGGGTATGAAAGTTCCAGATGTCATGGTTATCAAGATGCCAGCCATGGTTGCGGTTTGATAGGGACAGACAGCTTATGTTTTGCACAGTATGTGAAAAACATGCAGCAGCAGCAGATCGAAACTTCACCAAGTTGGTTGTTCATTGCGTGTAGAAAGCTTAAAAGTGCACGAGCTGAGCAGAGTTCATGCCAATTTCTTGCAGGCTGCTGAAGCAGCCTCTGTACAGCATGGATGTACCCCTGTTGAGAGGGCAGTCAGAAAAATGAACAAGATGGCCCTTCGGAAATTGACAATTTTATTCAGAACATCTCATGTCGTCGCCAAGCATTGTCAGCCGTTTACCGACTACGTGTGGATGAGCAAATTAGACCAGAAAAAGGGACTGGAGATAGGAGAGTCCTACCTCATTGATGTGAAGTGCAGAGAACTTGCAGAATTTTGGAAAGACATCAGTATTAAGTATGGTGAAGAGTGTTCAAATTTCATGGCACTCGTAGAATCGGTGGTCACCTTCCCTGCCCATTCAGTGGAATGAGAGAGCGGATTTAGTCTCCGGAAAAAGGTGAAGTCAGACGAGGAGTTCCCTCAACACTGACACCCGAAAAGATGTTTGACCCTGAGCCAGCTATATATCACTGGAACAATTTGTCAAGCAGGAAACGGGGGCCACTCCAGCCTCCATACAGAAAGGCTACGACAGAAGTCTTATCTGAACATGACACCGAGAGTGAGACAGAGAGCGATAGCTGCATATTCCAGGATCCATAATCCAGTTTCTTTTCCAAATTTGAAAGCCTACCTTTTCTAGAAAAGCACAATCGCCCAAGGGCTATTACATTgcttatattagcatatgtatttcacttatgacatTAAGACACTACCTGGGCCTGTTTTGTGTTGATCATATtcgtatttattattttttaaacccCTATCAGAAGACAAGGAGTGTGATCTGTACACCTACATCTATACTGCCTACAGTCTTGCTTATCGTATGTCAGACATGGAATGTTATTAGCAGACCTAGATTTTGTTTCAGGAGTGGTTAGGTGTGGGAGTGTGATAGTTCGCCTCGTGTTTGAAGGCCTGGTCACCCAATAAATCTCTTGATTTTACAAACTGCTAAACCTTGCTGTTTGTTGGTTGTTCACTTAACTGGAGTTTTGTGTCACATCAAGGATTGCTGGTTGGTGGTTTTAATACCTATTTGGGaaggtatatgtatttcattgaaaatgttGAGACATACATGTTAGAACAACCAAATTGTGTGAGGGCAACCTCAAAGTCGGGTCATCCTTAAAATTGAGCGGTGATTAAAATTCAAGTTTTGTTTCTGTCCAGGCTACCTCAGGGATATACCATCCAGCAGATCACTGAACAATTCACACTCGTCACCAAAGAAACGACTACgtatattttatcagtttatgtacaacaacaacacgagGCAGCAGACAGAGGCCAGGGAAGACCTGAGGTGTCCCTGGTGCTCCATCAACTCGGGGACCTTATACAGTCTACTCAAACACCTCCGACTGTGCCACAGCAGATTCACCTTCAACTATGTGGTCAGTAAGATTATTTATGTGCTACAACTACCTTTTcgcctcgc
Encoded proteins:
- the LOC135468518 gene encoding polycomb protein suz12-like isoform X3, which translates into the protein MMRRNNSSKQYRLIMNCSCKLLRNPPRSIDISAHVTLCLKKFSIDSILEKTEAKQKASQASYRSECMNILFTGFMDKHAFKTDGDRIDVEACLLKMCHKKRKEVSSPQQTSLGKVQVCVNPSPHNPDLPDPISVGPENFQNNNGHSVKSDVLVIRVSCPVRRSLPNGLCNGDALDSEEPQTKRRRNGRTSPFEEDVLLFGSELVIYDRHKRCQLTDGEYEMALRDLGTKALPKKQATWETVLDGKSVGPFEVFNRGPTLKFTLVWKDVVENEQGVERTSTRNHYNNHCINNSIARDGKGYLRDIPSSRSLNNSHSSPKKRLRIFYQFMYNNNTRQQTEAREDLRCPWCSINSGTLYSLLKHLRLCHSRFTFNYVPHPKGARIDVSINERYDGSYVGNPQDLHSHVGYAFSRNGPVRRTPVTHVIVYRPKRHEPYLAEFLEPESENRPSRQLLQGHNRLYFHTSTCQPIKPWEIDYDSENEEDPEWLRQKTINMIDDFSDVNEGEKELMKLWNVHVMKHNYISDCQLPVACKEFVAEHGPSIIQRKLCKNFLLHLVNLFDFSLIRPEVVHRTYAMLQNLREEMGVDE
- the LOC135468518 gene encoding polycomb protein suz12-like isoform X2 — encoded protein: MRPRKRAKEGHDAAEQQFETVQADHELFLQAFEKPTQIYRYLRTRNAVSPIFLTRNLWYMKHRRSLNNTKRKKFSIDSILEKTEAKQKASQARSECMNILFTGFMDKHAFKTDGDRIDVEACLLKMCHKKRKEVSSPQQTSLGKVQVCVNPSPHNPDLPDPISVGPENFQNNNGHSVKSDVLVIRVSCPVRRSLPNGLCNGDALDSEEPQTKRRRNGRTSPFEEDVLLFGSELVIYDRHKRCQLTDGEYEMALRDLGTKALPKKQATWETVLDGKSVGPFEVFNRGPTLKFTLVWKDVVENEQGVERTSTRNHYNNHCINNSIARDGKGYLRDIPSSRSLNNSHSSPKKRLRIFYQFMYNNNTRQQTEAREDLRCPWCSINSGTLYSLLKHLRLCHSRFTFNYVPHPKGARIDVSINERYDGSYVGNPQDLHSHVGYAFSRNGPVRRTPVTHVIVYRPKRHEPYLAEFLEPESENRPSRQLLQGHNRLYFHTSTCQPIKPWEIDYDSENEEDPEWLRQKTINMIDDFSDVNEGEKELMKLWNVHVMKHNYISDCQLPVACKEFVAEHGPSIIQRKLCKNFLLHLVNLFDFSLIRPEVVHRTYAMLQNLREEMGVDE
- the LOC135468518 gene encoding polycomb protein suz12-like isoform X1, with translation MRPRKRAKEGHDAAEQQFETVQADHELFLQAFEKPTQIYRYLRTRNAVSPIFLTRNLWYMKHRRSLNNTKRKKFSIDSILEKTEAKQKASQASYRSECMNILFTGFMDKHAFKTDGDRIDVEACLLKMCHKKRKEVSSPQQTSLGKVQVCVNPSPHNPDLPDPISVGPENFQNNNGHSVKSDVLVIRVSCPVRRSLPNGLCNGDALDSEEPQTKRRRNGRTSPFEEDVLLFGSELVIYDRHKRCQLTDGEYEMALRDLGTKALPKKQATWETVLDGKSVGPFEVFNRGPTLKFTLVWKDVVENEQGVERTSTRNHYNNHCINNSIARDGKGYLRDIPSSRSLNNSHSSPKKRLRIFYQFMYNNNTRQQTEAREDLRCPWCSINSGTLYSLLKHLRLCHSRFTFNYVPHPKGARIDVSINERYDGSYVGNPQDLHSHVGYAFSRNGPVRRTPVTHVIVYRPKRHEPYLAEFLEPESENRPSRQLLQGHNRLYFHTSTCQPIKPWEIDYDSENEEDPEWLRQKTINMIDDFSDVNEGEKELMKLWNVHVMKHNYISDCQLPVACKEFVAEHGPSIIQRKLCKNFLLHLVNLFDFSLIRPEVVHRTYAMLQNLREEMGVDE
- the LOC135468518 gene encoding polycomb protein suz12-like isoform X4; translation: MMRRNNSSKQYRLIMNCSCKLLRNPPRSIDISAHVTLCLKKFSIDSILEKTEAKQKASQARSECMNILFTGFMDKHAFKTDGDRIDVEACLLKMCHKKRKEVSSPQQTSLGKVQVCVNPSPHNPDLPDPISVGPENFQNNNGHSVKSDVLVIRVSCPVRRSLPNGLCNGDALDSEEPQTKRRRNGRTSPFEEDVLLFGSELVIYDRHKRCQLTDGEYEMALRDLGTKALPKKQATWETVLDGKSVGPFEVFNRGPTLKFTLVWKDVVENEQGVERTSTRNHYNNHCINNSIARDGKGYLRDIPSSRSLNNSHSSPKKRLRIFYQFMYNNNTRQQTEAREDLRCPWCSINSGTLYSLLKHLRLCHSRFTFNYVPHPKGARIDVSINERYDGSYVGNPQDLHSHVGYAFSRNGPVRRTPVTHVIVYRPKRHEPYLAEFLEPESENRPSRQLLQGHNRLYFHTSTCQPIKPWEIDYDSENEEDPEWLRQKTINMIDDFSDVNEGEKELMKLWNVHVMKHNYISDCQLPVACKEFVAEHGPSIIQRKLCKNFLLHLVNLFDFSLIRPEVVHRTYAMLQNLREEMGVDE